AAACACGGTGTCCAAAGCCCATTAAACGGAAAGGATCATTTTTATCTTTTGCTTTTTTGATAAATTCATCAACTCTATCCACTGTACCAATTTGCTCAAGCATTCTAATCACGCCCTCATTAGCTCCCCCATGCGCATGTCCCCAAAGTGCACCAATAGCCGAAGAAATACAAGAATAAGGATGCGCATGAGTTGAACCCACCGCACGCACAGTTGAAGTTGAAGCATTTTGCTCATGATCAGCATGAAGCATAAATACTGTATCAAGTGCCTTTACCTCGATAGGCTTAAGCTCTACATGATCGTATGGATAAGTTCTTAGCATATACAAGAAATTTTCAGTAAAACCACGATCTAAATTTGGATACGCCATAGGAAAACCGTGCTTATAACGATAAGCAGTTGCTGCAATGGTTGGAATTTTTGCTACAATTCTTGCTGCCATTTCCATGTATTCTTCTCTTACATCCATATTTAAATGATCAGGATAAAAGGTTGAAAGTGAAGCTACCGCGGCTTGTAAAACTGCCATAGGATGTGCATTATCAGGGAAAGCATCAAAAAGTTTATGCATACCTTCGTGGATAAAAGATCGCTTTTTAAGCTCATACCTAAAAGACTCTAGCCTCTGACTACTTGGAAGTTCTTTATAAAGCAAAAGATGCACCACATCCAAGAAAAGCTTATTTTCAGCAAGCCACTCTATAGGATAACCACGGTGCATTAAAGTCCCATTTTCGCCATCTATATAAGTAATATCTGACTTACAAGTTGCAGTTGAAGTTAAACCCTCATCATAAGAAAACATTCCTGTTTGTTTATAAAGGCTTGACATGTCAATAACACTTGGACCAATTGTTGCATCATAAATTGGAAACTCGAAACTCTTGCCATTTCTATTGTCTGTTAAAGTTACTGAATTTGACATTTTTTCTCCTTAATTTTTACACTCAAAAAACATTCTAACAAAAAACATCTTTTTTTTACAAAATGGCATATTTTTTTCAAAAAGTGTGTTTGATTTATGAGTAAAAAAGTAACTTAATTTTCACTCACTACTTTTTTATAATTTGAAATAAATTTAATCAAACTCATCACCACAACAGCTTCAAGTAATGCTGTTAAAATCAAAGCTGAGTAAAGATTTTCAGAAATCAGTTTTACATTGTAAGATAAGGTAGCTGTTGCAATTAGTAAAGTTAAAGGCATAGAATGACTTAAACCAAATAAAACAGTATTTTTCAATCCTATACTTTTAACAAACACTCCAGCGCTTACAATCCTTAAAGCCATCATTACAAAGAGTAAAATCACGGCATTTAAAACCACAGTATAATCGCTTAGTATTTTTACATTAAAAGTGGAACCTATATAAATAAAAAATATAGGGATTAAAAAACCATAACCAAAACTCGAAAGTTTATGCTCCAAATCCTTTTTATGGTCAAAAAATGTTGCGATAAATGATCCAGCAATAAAGGCTCCCAAAGCAATTTCTAATTTTGCAACCACCATAGCTGCGATAATTAAAATAAAAATAGCCATACAAAATCTTATATCTTTTTCATTCTTATCTTCCCATGGCATTAAAACGATTTTTAGTTGTGGATACCACCAAAAAAGCACCCCAAGAAGTTTAAAAACTAGCAAACAAAGACTTAAAAATAAAGTTAAATAAAAAATACTTTGGCCTAGTTCAAATACCGATGAATTTCTAAGCAAAGCCCCCATAATCGTAAGCAATATAATGCTTATTACTTCAGCCAAAGTTGCAACCAGCATTGAAATTTTAAGCCAATAACAATCCTTACCAAATTCCTTAAACAAAACCGATAAAAGTCCAACGCTCATCACAGGAATGATAATGATAAAAATATAAGATAATTTTTCTATACTAAAAACCAAAACCAAAGAAATTAAATACAATAAAGTAATATAATAAAAACTCTTTTTAAGTAAATCCTTTGGCATATTAAACAAAAGACGCAAATTCACTTCCATTCCAGCTATAAACATCAGATAGTAAAAGCCTACATTTGCTAAAAGTTTAAAATTCTCGCTCGTACTAATAAAACCAAAATAAGCTACTACTGCACCTAAAATAATTTCCATTGCAGAGATAGGCAAACGAAAAAACTTTGCCATATAAGGCGAAAGCAATAAGCAAATTGCAATTACAATTAAATTTTTTAAATCAATTAAGCCTTGTGGATCAATGGCACTCGGATGCAAAAGTAAATCCCATTTCTTTCAATTTTATTAAATCCTTACTTGGCTCTTCACCCTTAGTGGTAAGATAATCCCCTATCACAATAGCTCCTGCTCCTGCGTTAAAAATCTCATATTGTCTTTCTTTTAAAACAAATTCACGCCCACCTGCTACCATAACAACAGAATTTGGCAAAGCTTCTTTAGTATCACGCACAATTTTTAAAGCTTCATCGGCACTTAATTTTGACACTTGTAGTTTTAAATTCTCATTAGCGATGAAAAAATTCACAGGGGTTGAAAAGGGCTGTAATTCTTGTAAAGATTTTCTAAAACTTATCCTATCTTCTTCACTTTCTCCCATGCCATAAATTCCACCACAACAAAGCATAAGCCCTGCTTCTTTGGCATTTAAATTGGTTTGAAATCTGCTTTCCCAAGTATGAGTGGTGCAAATTTTTTCAAAATATTCTTTTGAAGTTTCAAGGTTGTGATTATAAGAAAAAATCCCCGCTTTTTTAAGCTCCTTAAGCTGTTCCACATTCGCCATTCCATTACAAGCAATTAAAAGCAAATTTGACACTTCTTTTTGCACTGCCTTTGCGGCCTTGCAAACATATTCTAATTTCTCATCATCAAGCCCAAGTCCTGCGGTAACTAAACAAAAGCCTAAAGCTTCGTTTTTTTTCGCCATTTTAGCTTCTAAAACGATTTGTGAAATTTCTTTTTGGCGATATTTTTGTATAGGTGTTTTTACATAGGCACTTTGAGTGCAGTATTTACAATCCTCCGAACAATTTCCACTGGCTATGTTTGAAATAGCACAAAGCATTATTTGCATTTTAATCCTTTATTTCTTTTTTAATCTTGCATTTTAAACATTCTAAAAATGTGCCTTTTTTGAGTTCTTTTATCACTAAATTTTCACCACATTCTTCGCATTTTTCATCACTTGGTTT
This genomic interval from Campylobacter sp. CCS1377 contains the following:
- a CDS encoding citrate synthase, producing the protein MSNSVTLTDNRNGKSFEFPIYDATIGPSVIDMSSLYKQTGMFSYDEGLTSTATCKSDITYIDGENGTLMHRGYPIEWLAENKLFLDVVHLLLYKELPSSQRLESFRYELKKRSFIHEGMHKLFDAFPDNAHPMAVLQAAVASLSTFYPDHLNMDVREEYMEMAARIVAKIPTIAATAYRYKHGFPMAYPNLDRGFTENFLYMLRTYPYDHVELKPIEVKALDTVFMLHADHEQNASTSTVRAVGSTHAHPYSCISSAIGALWGHAHGGANEGVIRMLEQIGTVDRVDEFIKKAKDKNDPFRLMGFGHRVYKNFDPRAKVLKKLRDQLIDEIGIDTNLIKVASRIEEIALSDDYFVQRNLYPNVDFHSGLILKALGIPNEMFAVLFVIGRTPGWIAQWIELKEQETLKIVRPRQLYTGEVKKM
- a CDS encoding cation:proton antiporter, with amino-acid sequence MHPSAIDPQGLIDLKNLIVIAICLLLSPYMAKFFRLPISAMEIILGAVVAYFGFISTSENFKLLANVGFYYLMFIAGMEVNLRLLFNMPKDLLKKSFYYITLLYLISLVLVFSIEKLSYIFIIIIPVMSVGLLSVLFKEFGKDCYWLKISMLVATLAEVISIILLTIMGALLRNSSVFELGQSIFYLTLFLSLCLLVFKLLGVLFWWYPQLKIVLMPWEDKNEKDIRFCMAIFILIIAAMVVAKLEIALGAFIAGSFIATFFDHKKDLEHKLSSFGYGFLIPIFFIYIGSTFNVKILSDYTVVLNAVILLFVMMALRIVSAGVFVKSIGLKNTVLFGLSHSMPLTLLIATATLSYNVKLISENLYSALILTALLEAVVVMSLIKFISNYKKVVSEN
- a CDS encoding biotin synthase, whose product is MQIMLCAISNIASGNCSEDCKYCTQSAYVKTPIQKYRQKEISQIVLEAKMAKKNEALGFCLVTAGLGLDDEKLEYVCKAAKAVQKEVSNLLLIACNGMANVEQLKELKKAGIFSYNHNLETSKEYFEKICTTHTWESRFQTNLNAKEAGLMLCCGGIYGMGESEEDRISFRKSLQELQPFSTPVNFFIANENLKLQVSKLSADEALKIVRDTKEALPNSVVMVAGGREFVLKERQYEIFNAGAGAIVIGDYLTTKGEEPSKDLIKLKEMGFTFASECH